The Flexivirga aerilata sequence CGAGGGCGACGCCGAGTGGGTCAAGTCGGTCGAGGAACTGATGGACGCGGTCGACGAGTCGATCCCGGACCCGGTGCGCGACACCGACAAGCCGTTCCTGATGCCGATCGAGGACGTCTTCACGATCACCGGTCGTGGCACCGTCGTCACCGGTCGTATCGAGCGCGGTGTGCTCACGGTGAACGAGGAAGTCGAGATCGTCGGCATCCGCGAGAACACCCAGAAGACCACCGTCACCGGCATCGAGATGTTCCGCAAGCTGCTCGACGAGGGTCGCGCGGGTGAGAACGTCGGTCTGCTGCTCCGCGGCACCAAGCGCGAGGACGTCGAGCGCGGCCAGGTCGTGGTGAAGCCGGGTTCGACCACCCCGCACACCGAGTTCGAGGCCAACGTCTACATCCTCGGCAAGGACGAGGGCGGCCGTCACACGCCGTTCTACGACAACTACCGCCCGCAGTTCTACTTCCGCACCACCGACGTGACCGGTGTCGTGAAGCTGCCTGAGGGCACCGAGATGGTCATGCCCGGTGACAACACCGAGATGACCGTCACGCTGATCCAGCCGGTCGCGATGGAGGACGGTCTGCGTTTCGCCATCCGCGAGGGCGGCCGCACCGTCGGCGCCGGCCGCGTCACCAAGATCCTCAAGTGATCTTGCGCTGAACGGCTGAAAGGCCCCGGATCTCACCAGAGATCCGGGGCCTTTCGCATGCCCGGGCTGGTCAGCCGCGCAGGTTGTACGCCGCGCGGGTGTACATCGCGATGCCGGCGGAGACCGAGACGTTGAGCGACTCGGCGTCGGGGTTCATCGGGATCGAGACCTCGAGCGCGGACCCCTGGTGGAGTTCGCTCGACGGGCCGAAGCGCTCACTGCCGAGCACCAACGCCAGCCGGTCGGGTATGTCGGCAAGCTCCTCCAGCTCGGTCTCCGCGTGTGCGTCGAAGGTCGCGAGGCGCACCCCGGTCGCCTGGTCCTGCAGGAACGACGCGAGCTGCTGGCGGGTGGCGAGGATGACCGGCAGCGAGAAGACGTAGCCGCGGCTGGCCCGCACCAGGCGGCGGTCGGCGATGGACGGCAGGTCGCTGTCGATGAGGACCACGGCGCTCACCCCGAAGGCGAAGCTGCTGCGGATGATCGCCCCGATGTTGCCGACGATCTTCACCCCGTCGAGCACGACCAGGTCCTGCCTGCTGTCCGCGACGTCACGCAGCCGCGCCGGCTTCGGCAGGTGGGCGATGCCGAAGACCTTCGGCTTCTTCTCGATCTTGAAGATCTCACCGGCGAGTTCCGTGCTGAGCAGCCGCACCGGAATCTGCCTGTCATCACACGCTTGCCGGATCTCGTCCGGGAAGTCGGCGGTCTGCAGCCCGTAGACCTCCACGAAGACCAGGCCCGACCGGATCGCCTGCAGCAGCGGGTCGAAGTCCTCGATCAACAGGCTGCGGACCGGGCCTCGCGCCTTACGGTTGAGGTCGGTCAGCCGCTGCACGGCCGGGTCGGATCGGTCGGTGATGAGTTCCAGGTCGGTCACCGTCGAATCGTACGGGAGACTTATACAAGTACTCTTGTGTATGCCGTGGCTGCCCGCGACGCTTGCAGTCATGCCGAGGAAGACCGCCGCCGAGCGCCATACCGACTCCGCACCCGAGCCGGAGCAGTCCTGGCCAGCCGAAGGGGCCGCGCTGATCGACGCGCTGCTCGCGGTGCACCACCCGGTGCGGCGCCGGATCTACGAGGTGCTGACGACCGACGGGCCGGCCACGGTCGGTGGGCTGGCGGCGCGGCTCGACCTCGCGGTCGGGTCGGTCAGTCACCACCTGAAGCCGTTGCACAAGGCCGGATTCGTCGAGCCTGCACCGGAACTCGCGCGCGACACCCGTGAGTCGTGGTGGCGCGGCCTTCACCGGCGGCTGTCGTGGAGCGGCGACGATTACACCGCCGGCAGCTTCGCCCGGCAGGTGACCGACGCCGCCGAGTGGGCCAACTTCCAGCACCTCAACGCGGCCACGGCCGCATGGATGCGCGGGCGTCACGAGCTGCCGGAGGTATGGCGTGAGGCCCGCGCCAGCGACACCTTCGTCGCGGCGACGGCCGAGCAACTGCGTGACCTGGGGGAGCGGGTCGAGGCGATCGCCCGCGAGTGGACCGACGAGGTGCGGGCCGACGCCGAGCTGCACCCGGACGCCGAGCGGCGACCGGTGCGCTTCATCGCCCGCATCTTCCCGAGCGAGCCCGGGGCGGGTGAGCGCCGATGACCGCAATCGTCGACGAGCCCGTCCTCGTCGCGGCACCACCGCCGCCGGTGCGGCGGGACCGGATGGTGCACGCCTACCTCGCCGCCTCGCTCGTATCTGCGTGCGGGGACACGGTTTTCACGATCGGTCTCGCCTGGACAGCGGTGCACCTACTGTCGCCGGGACTGGCGGGGGTCGTGCTCGGCATCGAGCTGCTCCCGCAGGCGGTGTGCACGCTCTTCGGCGGGGTGATCGCCGACCGCTTCGACACCCGGCGGGTGATGATGGCCGGGGCGGCCGCGCGGGTCGTCGTGCTGCTGCTCGCTACGGCAGCCTGGCAGCTCGGATTCCATTCCGCCGCAGTGCTTTTCGCCGTCGCCATCGCGTTCGGCACGGCCGCGGGGCTGAGCAGTCCGGCGTCGGCGACGCTGATGCGGCAGCTCGTCGCCACGCGGGATCTGGTGACCGTCGGTGGTTGGTCACAGACCGGCCTGCGCCTCGCGCGCCTGCTGGGCGCGCCGGTCGGGGCCGCCGTCGTCCAGTGGGGGTTCGGCGCGTCGATGGTCGTGGATGCCATCTCGTTCGGTGCCGTGCTCCTGGTGCTGGCCTTCGTCATACGTCCGCGGTTTCGTCTGCCGCGCGCCACTCACGAGCCCTGGCATCGGGCGCTGCGTGCCGGACTCTCCTACGTATGGCGCACTCCGGTCGCCCGGACCTTCCTCATCGGGCTGGCCGCGATGAACGTCTTCGTCTCCCCGGTCATGGCCGTCGGCGTCGCGCTGCGCGTGTCCGGATCGCACTGGGGCGCAACGTGGTTGGGCATCGGCGAGGCGGTGTTCGCGGCCGGCGCGATAGCGGGTTCGTTGGCCGGGATCCGCCTGCAGGGCAGCCATCTCGCGCGCCGGGCCTTCTCGGTCCTCGCGATCCAGGGACTGGGTCTCGCCGCCGTCGGTGTGCCCTCCCGGCTGGCCCTGCTCGCCGGCATGCTGACAATCGGCCTCACCGCCGGGCTCGGGTCGGTCTGGCTGGGCGGCACGTTCCAGCGGGTGATCGCGCCGGCCCAACTCGGCCGCGCCTCCTCGGTCAGTCAGCTCGGCGATCAGCTGCTCATCCCCGCGACCATGCCGCTCTTCGGAGTGCTCGCCGCTGCAAGCTCCGTGCTGACCGCGACGGTCACCTTCGGTGCCGGAATGTCGTTGCTGTGCGTGCTCTTCGCCACGCGCCCGCACATCCGCGCGATCCCGTGACCCCGTGACCCCGTGATCCAGGGTCAGCGGGCCCGCCACCTATGCCGTTGCCGGCCGCGGCCGGGAGCGGTCCCGGCTCGCCGGTCGCGAAGTAGGCCGCAACCGGCGACAGCAGCGGCTCGAGCGACGCGTCCGGGCCCGCGAAGCCGAGGGCGCCCACCGCGTCGGCGCCGTGCGCAACCGCGTGCACCCACCCGAGCTGCTCGTCGTAGCCGCGCAGATCCTGCTCGGCCGGCCACCAGGCGAGCACGGCGTCGGTCCATGCCGGCGGCCACGGCTCGCCTTTCGGCCACGTGTCCGCGAGGCGCCGACGAGCTGGGTCAGGCGCGAGTCGTCCATGCGCGGCAGTCTGGCACCTGACGATCCCGCGATCCGGTATGCCGAGCCGGGCCCCAGGCGGCGTTTGGGACAATCGCGGGGTAACCCCTTTGCGCCGCGCCAGGAGATTGCCGAAACCCGTGTCCACTGCACAGCCGCTGTCCGCTCTGTCCGCCGACCAACTCGCGAGCTTCCGCGAGACGCAGCAGACGGCATACGACGAACTCAAGGCGAGCGGGCTGAAGCTCGACCTCACCCGCGGCAAGCCCTCCACCGAGCAGCTCGACCTGTCCAACGGGCTGCTCACGCTGCCCACCCAGGTCAACGACGCCTCCGGCGCCGACACCCGCAACTACGGCAACCTGCAGGGCATCGCCGAGCTGCGCGAGATCTTCGCCGAGCTTCTCTGGGTGTCGCCGGATCAGCTTGTGGCAGGGGGCAATTCGAGCCTCACCATGATGAAGGACACGCTCGTCGACCTGGTGCTCTTCGGCGGTGTCGACTCGCCGAAGCCGTGGCGGCTGGAGGAGAAGGTCCGCTTCATCTGCCCGGTGCCCGGCTACGACCGGCACCACACGCTGCTCGACTCGCTCGGCATCGAGATGATCACCGTGCCGATGACCCCGGACGGCCCGGACGCCGACGCGGTCGCCGCGCTGGTCGCCGACGACCCGACGATCAAGGGCATGTGGCTGGTGCCGACCTACTCCAACCCGGCCGGCTCGGTGTGCAGTCAGGACGTCGCCGCCAAGCTCGCCGCGATGCCGACGGCCGCCCACGACTTCAAGATCTTCTGGGACAACGCCTACGCCTTCCACCACCTCACCGAGGACGAGGTCAAGAGCGCCGACATCCTGTCGCTCGCCAGCGCCGCCGGCCACCCGCACCGGCCGATCGTCTTCGCCTCGACCTCCAAGATCACCTTCGCCGGCGCCGGCGTCGCCTTCCTCGCGGCGTCGCCGGAGCAGGTGAAGTGGTATCTCGGCCACCTCGGCAAGGGGTCGATCGGCCCGGACAAGGTCAACCAGCTGCGCCATGCCGAGTTCTTCGGCAACGCCGAGGGCGTGATCACCCACATGCGGCGGCACCGCGACATCATCGCGCCGAAGTTCGCCGAGGTGCAGCGGGTGCTGCGCGAACGCCTCGGCGGTCTCGACGTCGCCACCTGGACCGACCCGGTCGGCGGTTACTTCGTCAGCCTCGACGTGCTGCCCGGCACCGCGTCCCGGGTGGTCGAGCTGGCCAAGGCCGCGGGTGTCGCGCTGACGCCGGCCGGCGCGTCATACCCCTACGGCAACGACCCGCAGGACACCAACATCCGGCTGGCGCCCACCTACCCGGCGCTTGCGGAGGTGACGCCTGCGATGGAGGCCGTCGCGACCTGCGTGCTGCTCGCCGCCGCCGAGAAACTGAGCGCCGGAGGGCAGGGCCGGTAATGGGCCCGATCCGCAGCGGGTGCCCGGCCGGGCGTCCGGCGGATATGGCAGAGTTCGCCCTGTGGACATCCCGGTGAAGGCGCCGCCGACACCCGTCTTCTTCGTGGCCGGTGGCACGGGCATTTCGGCCGAAACGCTCGGCAACATGATGCTGCAGCAGTTCCCGAGCGTGCGCTTCGTGCGGGAGAAGCTGCCCTTCATCAAGACCCCCGAGCAGGCGCGCGAGGCGGTCGCCCAGATGGACGCCGCCAAGACCAGCGAGGTCACGCCGCTGGTGTTCTCCACGGTCGCGGTCGAGGAGATCCGGGAGATCCTGTCGAGCACCGACTGCGCCTTCATCGACCTCTTCGGGTCGCACCTGGACATGGTCGAGCAGGTGCTGCACGTCAACGCCGCGCACAACTCCACCAGCGCCCACGGCGTGCGCGACGAGGGGCAGTACGACGCGCGCATGAAGGCCGTCGAGTTCGCGATCGAGCACGACGACGGGCAGAGCCTGCGTCAGCTCGACCGGGCCGACCTGATCCTCACCGCGCCGTCCCGCTGCGGCAAGACGCCGACCACCATGTATCTCGCGTTGCAGTACGGCCTGCGGGTGGCCAACTACCCCCTGGTCGAGGAGGACTTCGAGTCCAGCGACCTGCCCCGGCCGATCAAGCCGTATGCCGACAAGTGCTTCGGCCTCTTGTCGACGCCGGCCCGCCTCAGCCAGGTGCGCAGCGAGCGACGACCGGGCTCGGCATACGCCACGCTTGCGCAGTGCACCTACGAGCTGCGGCGCGCCGAGGCGCTCTTCCGCACCCACCGCATCCCCTACATCAACTCCGCCAACATGTCGGTGGAGGAGATGGCGGCCATGATCATGCAGACCCGCAAGCTGAGCGCGGCCCGCTGAGCGCGAGCCTCGTCATACCCCGAAGAATGGCTGGAAGGAACGGCTGGAATGAGCAACATCGAATGGTTCGCCGATCTCGGCATCGACGACGTCGAGTCGGTGGGCGGTAAGAACGCCTCGCTCGGCGAGATGGTGCAGCACCTGGCCAAGGCCGGCGTCAACGTGCCGACCGGCTTCGCCACGACGGCCGACGCCTACCGCCGCTTCCTGGTCGACACCGGCCTGAAGGACGAGATCGACGGGCTGCTCGCCGACCTCGACGTCGACGACGTGCGTGAGCTGGCCCGGGTCGGTGCGAAGATCCGCGGCGACATCGAGGAGCAGGACTTCCCGGCCGACCTCGAGGCCGACATCCGATCGGCCTACGAGAAGCTGACCGCCGAGCAGGGGCAGGACGCGACGTTCGCGGTGCGGTCCAGCGCCACCGCCGAGGACCTGCCGGACGCCTCCTTCGCCGGCCAGCAGGAGACCTTCCTCAACATCAGCGGGATCGACAACATCCTGCACGCGATCAAGCTGGTCTTCGCTTCGCTCTACAACGACCGGGCGATCGCCTACCGGGTGCACGCCGGCTACGACCACTCCCTGGTGGCGCTCTCCGCGGGCATCCAGCGCATGGTGCGATCGGACATCGGCGCATCGGGCGTGATGTTCACGATGGACACCGAATCCGGTTTCCGCGACGCGGTTTTCATCACCTCGAGCTACGGGTTGGGTGAGGCCGTCGTGCAGGGTGCGGTCAACCCCGACGAGTTCTACGTCTACAAGCCGGCGCTCAAGGAGGACCGGCCGGCGATCCTCAAGCGCGGCGTCGGCTCCAAGACCACCAAGATGGTCTACACCGGGGACGACACGGTCGGCGAGACGATCCACTTCGTCCCGGTCGAGCCGGAGGACCAGGGCCGGCTCTCGCTCACCGACGACGAGGTCACCGAGCTGGCCAAGTACGCCGTTGCCATCGAGGAGCACTACGGCCGGCCGATGGACATCGAGTGGGGCAAGGACGGCTCCGACGGCAAGCTCTACATCCTGCAGGCCCGCCCGGAGACCGTGCAGTCGCGCGCGAGCAGCTCCACCCTGAAGCGCTACGTGATGAAGGAGCGCGGACCGGTGCTGGTCGAGGGACGCGCGATCGGTCAGAAGATCGGCGCCGGCAGGGTGCGCAAGCTGACGCTGGAGACGATGCACGAGTTCGAGCAGGGTGACGTGCTGGTGGCCGGCATCACCGACCCCGACTGGGAGCCGATCATGAAGCGGGCGTCGGCGATCGTCACCGACCTCGGCGGCCGCACCAGCCACGCCGCGATCATCTCCCGCGAGCTCGGCATCCCGGCCGTCGTCGGCACCGGCACCGCCACCAAGGACCTCACCGACGGGCAGGAGGTCACCGTCTCGTGCGCCGAGGGTGACACCGGCTTCGTCTACGAGGGTCTGCGCGAGTTCGAGGTCAAGGAGACCGAGCTCGACAAGATGCCCGACATTCCGACCAAGATCATGATGAACGTCGGAACCCCCGACCAGGCCTTCGAGTTCAGCCGCCTCCCCAACAAGGGCATCGGCCTCGCACGGCTGGAGTTCATCATCAACCGGCAGATCGGCATCCACCCCAAGGCGCTGCTCGAGCTGGACGACCAGACGCCCGAGCTGCAGGAGCAGATCCGCTCGCTGATCTCGGCATACGACAGCCCGCGCGACTTCTTCGTGGAGCGCGTCGCCGAGGGTGTCGCGTCGCTGGCGGCGGCGTTCGCGCCGGAGCCGGTCATCGTGCGCATGTCGGACTTCAAGTCCAACGAGTACGCCGGGATGATCGGCGGCGAGCGTTACGAGCCCGACGAGGAAAACCCGATGATCGGCTACCGGGGCGCATCCCGTTATCTGTCAGCGGATTTCGAGGACTGCTTCGCGATGGAGTGCGAGGCGCTGCGCTTTGTCCGGGAGGAGATGGGCCTGACCAACGTGCGCATCATGATCCCGTTCGTGCGCACCATCGAGGAGGCCAAGGGCGTCACCGATCTGCTCGCCAAGTACGGCCTGAAGCGCGGGGAGAACGGCCTGCAGGTCGTGATGATGTGCGAGGTGCCGAGCAACGCGGTCATCGCCGACCAGTTCCTGAAGTACTTCGACGGCTTCTCGATCGGCTCCAACGACATGACCCAGCTGACCCTCGGTCTGGACCGCGACTCCGGTTTGGTGGCAGGCGGATTCGACGAGCGCGACCCCGCGGTCAAGGCGATGCTCACCATGGCGATCACCGCCTGCAAGGAGCAGGGCAAGTATGTCGGCATCTGCGGGCAGGGCCCGTCGGACCACCCTGACCTCGCCGAGTGGCTGGTCGACCAGGGCATCGAGTCGATCTCGCTCAACCCGGACACCGTCGTCGAGACCTGGCTGCGGATCGCCAAGCGTGGCGAGAAGGCCGGCGCCTGACGGTTCTTCGGCACGGCTGAGCGGGAGGTGGGCGAGCAGCCCACCTCCCGCTCGCGTGGTGAGACGCGCCCGTCATACATGGGATGTTAGGTTCAATGTATGACGCAGCCCATCACCCCGCCCAGACGCACCAGCGAGCTGGTGGTCGAACGCATGGAGCAGCTCATCCGCGGCGGAGAGTGGCCGGTCGGCACGTGCATCCCGGCCGAGCCCGAGCTGGTGCGCGACTTCGGGGTCGGCCGCAACACCATCCGTGAGGCGGTGCGGGCGCTGGAGCACACCGGCATGCTGCAGCCGCGCCGAGGTGACGGCACCTACGTGCGCAGCGCCAATCCCTTTGCCGCAGCGATGAGTCGGGGCGCGTCGTCGGCGGCGCTCGACCTGATGCAGGTGCGCCGGGCGCTGGAGTCCGAGGCCGCCGCGAGTGCCGCGCGCAGCGCGTCGGCGCGTACCCGCGCGAAGCTCCGGGCGGTGCTCGACCGGGCGGAGGCCGCGCTCGCGGCCGGTGACCTCGAGACCTACACCCGCGAGGACGTCGGCTTCCACACCCAACTGGTGGCGGCCGCCGGCAACCCGCTGATGGTCGAGATCTTCGACGGGGTCGTCGAGGCGATCGCGGCGACGCACGCCGAGATCACCGCCACGTCCGCGGCACACACCGGTCTGCACCCGCAGGGCCACCGCGAGGCGATCGACGCGATCGACGCCGGCGACCCCGAGGCTGCCCGCGCCGCGGTCAACCACTACATCGACGAACTCGAAGCGGAAATCAAGCGCGCATGACCGACACCGACCTCACGGCGCGCGGCGCCGTCCATCAGCGGCAGTCGACAAGCAGCGAACTCCGAGGTGCCGCAGCTGTTTTCGCGGCCGTCGGCATCATGCTCGTCGCGGCCAACCTGCGGCCTGCGGTGGTGTCGGTCGGGCCGCTGCTCGATACGATCTCCGAGGATCAGGGCTTCAGCAGCGCCGCCGCCGGCCTGCTCACCACCTTGCCGGTCCTCTTCTTCGGGCTGTCCGCGCCGGTCGCGCCCCGGCTCGCGGCCCGCTTCGGCATCGAGCGCACGATCTTCGGCGCGCTCGTCCTGCTGCTCGCCGCGATCGCGCTGCGCCTGGTGCCCGATGTCGTTGCGCTCTTTGCCGGTTCGATGGCGGTGGGTGCCGCGATCGGGGTCTGCAACGTGGTGCTGCCGGCGCTGATCAAGCGCGACTTCGCGCACCGCTCCGGCATGATGACCGGGCTCTACTCGATGACGCTCTCCGGCGGTGCCGCGGTCGCGGCCGGCGTCACGGTGCCGATCGACGACGCGCTCGGCGGCAACTGGCGCCTGACGCTCGCGGTCTGGGGTGTGCTGGCGCTGCTGGCCCTCGTCCAGTGGCTGCCGCAGCTCCGCCGGGTGCACACCATCCGCGACGACGCCGGCGGCGGCAGCCTCTATCGCGACCGGGTCGCCTGGGCGATCACCGTCTACATGGGTGCCCAGTCGCTGATCTTCTACACCTTCGGTGCGTGGCTGCCGACCTACCTGCTCGACCGGGGTATGACGCACGGCGAAGCCGGCACCACGCTGGCGCTGGGCCAGGTGGCGGGTCTGCTCACCTCGCTGACCGCACCGATGATCGCCGGCCGCATGCGCGACCAACGCGCAATTGCCTTGGCGTTCTTGGTCTTCTGCGCCATCGGCTTCATCGGGTTGGTCTCCACCGACGCCGTGCCACTGCTCTGGGTCTGCCTGGTGATGATGGGGCCCGGCTCCGGCATCAGCCTGGCGTTGCTCTTCATGGTGCTGCGCAGCAACTCCACCGCGCAGACCGGTCAGGTGTCGGGTATGGCGCAGTCGATCGGCTACGGTCTGGCCGCGATCGGCCCCATCCTGATCGGCGCCGTGCACGACGCCTCCGGGTCGTGGAACCTCGCCATGAGCGTGCTGGCGCTCGCGATCGTGCCGCAGGCCTTGTCGGCGTTGCGCGCCGCCAGGGCGGGCACGATGCGCGCGGGCTGAAATCGGCGCGGCCCGAGAGGCTACTCCTCGGAGATCGTCATCGAGGCGAGCCGCTTGCCGGCGAGCACGACGCCGAGGACGAGCACCACGGCGGTCGCGGCCAGCGCATACCAGAGCGGCACCGGTGGCGTGTCCGCGATGCCACTCGACACGTGTTGGATGACGGAGTTGCCCCACGTCCTCGGCGACAGCCACTTCACCGGCGAAAACAGCGACGCCAGAGTGGATTCCCAGATCAGCCAGAAGAGCAGGCAGCCGATGATGCTGCGTTTCATGGTGGTCGCGAGCGCGGTGAAGACACCGACGTAGGCGATGCTCGCGACGACCCCGCCGAGGAGGCCGGCCAGCGCCATCCGGTCGGCGGTGCCGCTCAGGATGAGACCGGCGATCAGCATCGGCACCGCGGCGAAGACAACTCCGGCGCCGAGGGTGACCACCGCCTTGCTGGCGATGATCGAGACTCGCGACACCGGTTTGGTGAGCAGGTAGATGATCGACCCGTCGTCGAACTCGGAGTTGATCAGCGTCGTCGTCGCGACCAGTGCTACGACCGGCACGGCGATGCCGATGCCGAAGTTGCGGAGCAGCTGTTCGGCCGAATCTGCGGGCACGTCACCGGAACTCGCCCGTCGTAGGACGAACGCGAGCACGACGAGGATCACCGGCATGGCGACCATCAGCCAGACGCGGGCGCGTCCGAAGAGTGACCGCAGGCCGAGGCGGAGGATGGGGGCGCTCATGTGGCGTTCACCAGGTAGCTGAAGACGCTCTCGAGTGACTCGTCGGTCGGAGTGAGTTCGAGGATGCGGATGCCGTGCTGCTGGGCGACCCGCGGCACCGCGTGCGCGAAGGCACCGAAGTCGTCGGCCTCGACCTCCAGCACGTCGTTGCTGCGCAGGCGCGCACCCCGCACCGACTGCTCGCCCAGCAGCAGCGTGGCGAGCCGCCGGTTGTCGGAGCTGCGCACGACATACTGATTGGGCCGGTCGGTCATCAGCCGTCGTATGGCGGCGAAATCGCCACTCGCAGCGTGCCTTCCGGCGACCACGACCTCCACCTGACGGGCGATCTGCTCGACCTCCTCCAGGATGTGCGAGCTGAAGACGATCGTCCGGCCCTGCTGCGCGAAGTCGGTGAGCAACCCCATCATGTGGCGCCGCTGGATCGGGTCCATGCCGTTGAAGGGTTCGTCGAGCAGCAGCACCGGCGGCTGGTGCACCAGCGCCGAGGCGACCTTGATGCGCTGCTTCATGCCCTTGCTGTAGGTGGAGATCTTCCGGTCGGCGGCGGCCGCCATGTCGACCAGCCCGATCGCGTGCTTGGTCGCGGCGTCGGGCTGGGGCACCTGTTGCAGATCGGCGTTGAGCCGGACGAACTGGCTGCCGGTCAGGAAGTCGTAGAGCGACTCCTGCACCGGCACGAGACCGATCTTGCGGTAGATCTCGACGTTGCCGCGGGTCGGTGCGCCGTCGATGGTGACGGTGCCGGTCGACGGCGGCAGCAGCCCGGCCATCATCGACAGCAGGGTCGACTTGCCGGCACCGTTGGGGCCGAGCAGGCCGGTGATGCCGGGGGAGATGTGCATCGAAACGTCGTTGACCGCAACGACATTGCCATACCAGCGGGACACATCGGTCAGGACGAGATCACTCATGAGATCGGGTCCGTCTTCGGGATTCCTCGGGATTGCTCGCAATGGTCACAGTGCCGCCGCCTTCCGGATGCGCTCGACGAGCACGAACGATGCGCCGAGGATCCACACCAGCGTGACCACGATGAACACCACGGTCCACCCGGCGCTCGGGTGCGGGATGGAAGGCACCGGCCGCGGCTGGTCGAACAGCCCGCTCACCACCTCGGCGACGAGGGTGAACGGGTTGAACATCGAGGCGATCATCGCGGCCGTCTCGTTGCCCGTGTCGTATGCCGAGCCCTGCACGATCGTGACGATGCCGGAGGTGAGCATGAGCGCGACGATGACCGCGACCACGGCGAGCCCGGAGCGGGTGGTGATCGCCGAGACCATGCCGCTGAACGTCGCGAGGATCAGCGACAGCACGAGCACACCGAAGATCGCGGCGAAGAAGTTCTTGGTGTGCTGGGTGCGATCGAGGCCGGAGGAGAGCGCTGCGGCATACCAGATGGTCATCGGGATGGCGATCACCGCAAAGAGGGCGGTGGCCAGCGCGGCGAGCCGGACCAGCACGTAGGTCGAGCGGTCGAGCGGCCGCGCGAAGTAGAGCACGATCGTCCGGTAGCGCAGGTCGCGGGCGAAGAGCACCGGCGCCTGGGACGCCGCGAACACGGTGATCAGCAGCTGCGTCCAATAGGGGTAGCCGAAGTAATTGGCAAGTGGCGCAAAGAGATTGGCCTGATCACCCAGCGACATCTTGCTCAGCTGTATGGCGAGGCCCGCGAGCACGAGGGCGGGTATGAGCATCAGCGCGGCCACGAGGAAGGGCATGATCTTCGACTTGTTCGAGCGGCCGAGGCCGAAGCAGTGCCGCAGCGAGGTGAGGTAGAGCGACAGCGCGATCGCGCCGGTGCCCTGCCGCCGCCCGGTGAAGGTGCGGTAGCCGATGTCGTGGATGACGCCTTGGCGAGGTGGGGTGCTCATGCGGGGACACCTCCGGTCGGCTGCTGGAAGACTTCCTCGAGGCTGTGGTGCACCTCTTGGATGCGGACCAGGCCGAGCCCCTGCGCGACCACCACGTCGCGGATGACATCGAGCGTCTCGGGGCGTTCGAGCCGCACCTCGATGCGGTCGCCCACCGGCCAGGCCGGGATGCCGCGGTCGACCAGCGCCTGACCGACCAGCTGGTCGCTGCCCGGCGGGCCGAGCACCTCGACCAGCACGTTGCCGGTGGTGTGGGTCAGGTCGGTCGTGGGGGAGGCGCGCAGGAGCCGGCCGGCGTCGATGACCACGACGTAGTCGACGGTGCGTTCGAGCTCGCCGAGCAGGTGGCTGGTGACCGCGACCGAGATGCCGAAGTCGTGGCCGATGCGGCCGATCAGGTCCAGCATCTCGTCCCGCGCCCGGGGGTCGAGACCGTTGGTGGGTTCGTCCAGCAGCACCAGCTGCGGGCTGTGCACGATCGCCTGCGCCAGCTTGGCCCGCTG is a genomic window containing:
- a CDS encoding ABC transporter ATP-binding protein gives rise to the protein MSDLVLTDVSRWYGNVVAVNDVSMHISPGITGLLGPNGAGKSTLLSMMAGLLPPSTGTVTIDGAPTRGNVEIYRKIGLVPVQESLYDFLTGSQFVRLNADLQQVPQPDAATKHAIGLVDMAAAADRKISTYSKGMKQRIKVASALVHQPPVLLLDEPFNGMDPIQRRHMMGLLTDFAQQGRTIVFSSHILEEVEQIARQVEVVVAGRHAASGDFAAIRRLMTDRPNQYVVRSSDNRRLATLLLGEQSVRGARLRSNDVLEVEADDFGAFAHAVPRVAQQHGIRILELTPTDESLESVFSYLVNAT
- a CDS encoding ABC transporter ATP-binding protein, with the protein product MGVVDTQHLTKQYPRVRALDDLTLSIPEGITGIVGVNGAGKSTLIKVLLGLLKPTGGSARVLGMDPATQGAQVRELVGYMPEHDVLPADVSAAEFVMHMAMMSGLPRNAARERTSDVLRHVGLAEERHRAMGGYSTGMKQRAKLAQAIVHSPQLVLLDEPTNGLDPRARDEMLDLIGRIGHDFGISVAVTSHLLGELERTVDYVVVIDAGRLLRASPTTDLTHTTGNVLVEVLGPPGSDQLVGQALVDRGIPAWPVGDRIEVRLERPETLDVIRDVVVAQGLGLVRIQEVHHSLEEVFQQPTGGVPA